From the Hevea brasiliensis isolate MT/VB/25A 57/8 chromosome 13, ASM3005281v1, whole genome shotgun sequence genome, the window AAGGAATCTGAAGAAAGAAAAGATAAAAGGGAGAAACTACAGCATTCTGAGACGACCACCACAGAGAGAATGTCTGCCAAGAAAGAAGTTAGTGTAGCAACACTTGACAGGTACAGTTTCAAGGCCATCTCAGTAAATCTAAATCCATTGTGCCTTTGCATGTATCTACTACCTTTTTTCCCCTTAATTTCCCAGTGTTGAGATAAGGCTAGTCACCTTCTCTTTATATTAACACTGTGCATCTAATGATGGTTTTGCTTCTATTCGCTtataaagtcatattcacaaaaATGGAAAACTTGCTGAAAGCAAGAACTGAAAGTCTAACATTTTCTATGCCAGGGATGACAGCAACCTTGCTGAATTGTTGACTGAAATGGAACTGCTAAGGGAAAGGAACAAATCTATGGGAAGTGAATTAAAAGATATGCAAGAGAGATATTCAGAGATAAGCCTCAAATTTGCAGAGGTAGAAGGTGAAAGGCAACAACTAGTCATGACTGTACGCAACCTCAAGAGTGGTAAGAAGAACTAGCATTCCCTAAGATGAAGGATGTTAGAAACAGAAACGAAGCATGGGTAAAACACCCGACAGAAATGCATTTTGTGCTGCAAGGTTTGTTCTCAGCTCTTCCTCTATGAACACTTCATTAACTGTTTGAGACAAATCTACTCAAACAGCAGGTCAAAATTTCACAAAAGAATTAACTTGTCAATAAAATGTATTCGTTATCACATTCTTGCGTGTCGCATAATTTTactttgtatatatattattcatATAGGGGAAAACGGTTGAAGAATTGGTATCTGATATTATATATGTGGTAAATTTGCAGGGAATACAAATATGAAAGTGGAATGAAACGAAAAAAGAGATACCAAATATCAGAAAATCACTGTAcagaattataaatatatattggtGGCAGCAAATCCATATTTACTCTGATATTTCTCATTAACATCACCTTTGATTGTGTAACATTGAATGTGTTTTGGAATTTGATTGTGTAGCATTGAATGTGTTTTGGAATTCCAAATCAAGGGAAATTAGAATTTTGTGAATTTGTGGTCCCTGTGGTACGTAAAGCAAAGGGATAATATAATGTTAGCCTTGAATAACATGGAACCTAAGACCACTTTGAAAGTAGTTGCTGAAAGGCACGGAACAAATAAATGGTCAACAGAAACGCAAGCATAATTGAGATTAACAGGGATCCGGTGTGGTAGCAGGACATGTGCCTTAAACAAATGGTTCAGTGATTCTCACTATGACACTGCTGAGCTGCCCATGATAACCCgtgtttaaaatatttataaaattcattcaCATATCATAACAATGTTCAAAGTTCTAATCACTAAAATGATAGCATTGTTACAAATTACAAGAAAAAGATGGTATAGTGAGAGCCTGTGCAATAAAAGGATCGCATTGTTatggaatttaaaaaaaaaaaaaaaactcgttAGATATTTTGAAGTAGAAGTATAGCTTTGCAACTAAAAATTAAAGGACCAACCTCTAACTTCACTCAACGTGATCCTAGCTACGATCTACATACAAGCCACTCGTTGTACATTAATTATTTATTGCTTCCGCAACCTTTTGCTTTGTAGGTTGGCACTTCCATCGCTCCACACGAGCCTAGTTTGGCTTCCGCTATCATTCATTGCAAAAGATAGAGTCTGCATGCGATTAAGGTTCTTAGCATAATGAATTTGAATAAAAGCGTCCAAAAGACTATCACAAAAGGATCTCAAATCGCACCTGTCTTGATCTCTTATCAATGGGTGTCCTTACCTGAAGAAAAGGAGCTGAAGATCTTTCACGATTGGATGAACTTGGCAATTGTTTAGACTGCTTCTGCTTCTTTTGATTGTGCATTTTCCCAGGATTACTGCCCCCTTTGTACTTGAAAAACTCAAGAATGGATGGACTTCTTCGCTTAGTAACTTTTGATATACTGCCCGAACACCCAAAATCAGGGGTTGATGCATCACGTGGAAGAGACTGCTGCCGCATTCTCTTTTCCCGGATTCTATTAAGAAACTCTATTGTCCAGGGTGAACCTGGTTGTGGATGGTCAGAATAAATTGCTTTAGAAAGAGGTGTTCCACCATAAGGGGATACCTCCTCTTTTAACGCCAACTTGATGGTATTTCTTACAGATCCTTGCATTAAAATATCTTCCAACGGCTTTTTTGGGTGCTTTAAAGGCATGCCAGTATCAGCGTAGCTGCTATTTTGATGTAAACTTTGTCTGTGAACTTTTACAGAGGACAATAAATCTGAACCAGGGTTGATTGCAGCAGCCGTAGGAAAAGTAGGGCGATTGATTTTACCAAATGACAATCTTCTTGTAGCCGACTTTCTTGTGGAGTCTTGTTCTGTTTCTGGCAGCCAAGTTGAGAAACACATCGAGTTAGTGATAGGAGGAACATCCTTACCGAGAATATCAGTGAGGTCAATAACTTCACCTAAAAAGTCCTCATGTAGATTCTCAGATTGACTTGTTTTATTCCAGTCCACCTTGTTATTGATTTTCCTTTCTGATCCCTCATTTTGACCCCACAATTTATCATTCAAATATAACCTTGGCTTTTCAACTTCATCTAATATCACAGGACCTTTGGAGTTCTGGGAATCATATGGCTTGGAGATAGTAGAAGAATCCACTATCTGTGCAATATCCAATCCCTGTTTTTGACCAAACAAATCTTTCAAAAATGGCCGCGGCCATTGCAAATCATCAAGTTTCTCAGTATCTCTCGACATCCAACAATCATCTCCCCTTAACACTCCGGAAGGACCCTGTACATCATCAGGGAACTGGTTTAAGGGTTCAAACTGCCATGTATCATCCATATGCATGCCAAGTTTGGGGGAGATATGGATGCATTTTAGTGGTTTTGTTTCAGAAGCAACAATAAAATCACACTTATTGGAGTCAGGACCAGAGGATACAGAAGAAGAGCAGTCTGTCATTATGGATTTAGAATCCTCCCGTTCACCATAGCTGCAAAAAGCACTAAATAGAACGATACTTTCTTCAGGAACATGATAATGTTGGACTGCAAGGATCCTTTGCTCATTTGACCACTCAAAAAACTCAATAAGCATGCCTCCTGAAGACAGTATTGCATGAGCTGTCAGTGGATTTACTGAAGGAAATTTCGTAAGGAATGATTCTGCAAGAGTTTCTGATTCAGGCATTTTAGGATATATGCCCCTGCACAGCTTAGCAGCATACAAAATATTGCTTAATATGATTTCATCAGTCAACTCAGATGAATAGGAACAGAAAAGCTGCAAATCAATTCCCAGGCTTGCAGCTGTTGCATAGAGTCCATCTGAGGATTCCATTACAGTGGAAAGGAAGTTGATCTCTCCCTCAAACACCtgagaaaaataaacaaaagatATGGATATGAGTTTTAGAATAGCAAATTATCCATGAAGCACTTTTGTTGACAAGAAAATCCTAAAGAAGAGAATTTTGAAGTATTGGTCAACCATATTGCCATTATGATCTGTAGATCTAAAGGTAAATCCCTAATCTCttgtgaagagaaaaaaaaaaaaaaaataaaaactgttTTTATATGCGTATATGTGTTAAAAACAGAAAAATTGTTGAAGCAAATAGACCAAAATACCATGAATTGAATAGAAACCAGGATCATTAAAATATGAATCTTGTGACATTCTTTTTGGCACTGCTTCTTAAATATTTTCCTGCGTGCTCCCTAAAACTGTGTTTCCAACCTCTTAGAACAGAAGAGTTTTATACATAATAAATAGAAgcaggaggaattagttttgtaaAATATAGGAGTAGTTCTAAAATGCTTCAACAGTAATAAGGTAGACCTACTTGAGTATACCAATGAATTCAGCAGAAAGCTTTTTCCTATTAAGAAAGCTAAAGGGTTGCCGCTTCAAGAACCCCATAGAAATGAGAAATGCATAAACTTTATACTTCTGCAGATGGCATAACTCTTATAATCTGATGCAGAATAATAAGTAAAATCACAATTAGCAGACAGCAGTTACCAGAATGCAGCAGCTGAAAGTGAAACTTAGCAATGGCAAAACATTTGTAGCAATATTCTCAATGCAAAATGGCAAGCATGAAGAAGCTTCATATGCAGTAGTTGCTTTCTTTCTAATGTTTCTGCAATGATACCACACCAAGCAAATGGCAGAAATAATCACAACATCCACAGGCAGATCTAAATCACGTTCCAAAACTTGTAATCCCTCTTTCTCCATTGCAAGAATTTTTTGGTACGTACTTCTTCTGGATACTATCATTTCCTTGTCAAGATTTTGAGTATTCACAACAACTATGGTGTCAGGGAAAGGCATCATGCATGCTCTAgtcttttctgatttcattgcatAGGACACATTAGGAACCTCCATAGGCATATAGCAAGGTTCTACTTTATCTGCAGCTTCTGAAGTTGTTGCATAATGCTTGTTCTCAGTAGGTAGAACATTAAGCACTTCCTTCAACTTCTGGTCATCCATATTTTTTTCCACCTGAAGGATAGAATGAGACTCTCCTTCCTATgacaaggttagtgtcaatttaaTTGTACATACAATTATAATTGCAAAAATATGTAAACAACATATGGAAGAATCTACAACAATATTAGGCAGAGATAAACTAATTCTATGAAGAGAAATATCTCAGTAGCATTTCATTATGATGATGAACTGAGAACATACATGAGGAGATTAATTACAAACTCCCTAAGGTTGACCTCTATTCTATTCCCATTAAGAcaccgaaaaaaaaaaaagttaacatGAGAAAAACCAGACTTCTTCAAGCATATCTGTGAAGAATTTACCTTGGGAGATATAGCATTAGTACCATGTTCCTTGACTGCAGATTCACTTATGTCCCCACCAGTGACTTTCCCAGGATTCAAGAAAAATTCAAGATCATTGAATTTTGACATAGATTTGAATAACAGCATCTCCTTCCCAGCATTTTCTTTACCTAAATGTTCCCAATTTCCTGATTTTGAGCATTTATCATCCAACACCATACTTGAAGCAACTCCCATAAGTTGATCACTGGAAACGCCTTCAGATAAGATAACCAGTGATTCCTTATGTTCTTCCACTTTTGGCCCATTCAAAGCTTCATCAGATAAAATAACATCTACCACCCACTTTCCTTTGTCAAAAGATTCCCAATCAAAATCAATGTTGTGCAAATCCAACTCCAACGTATTCTGATATAAGGATAATATCTTACTGTTGCATTTATCATCTTCCAAGAGGTGCCAATCCAAGTATATCCCATCAGATGCTGAAAAGTGTTTTGGCTTTAGTTCAGCTAGTATTTCCTCAACAATGGCATGCAATGACCTAATCTTGTCATGGTCAGATTGAATAGGTATAAGCATTGATTTAAATGTGTCATCCACCAGAGCTAGCTCACAGCTAACAATCAATTCATTGAAATTCTTAAAGTTCTTGTCTGCTCTGAACATCCAATCACTTGTTTCTGGCTCATCAGTTGCTTGCATCTTAAAGAAGACTTCATAAATTTGAGATGAGTCCACTTCAAGGAATTCAAATTCCTGAAAAACAAATGGGCTTGTTGATAAAGAACAATATGCAGAGTCCGTTTTTTCCACCATGCCTGTAATATCCATCACCAGGTTTGTTTCTGTGGATGCCAGCTCAGTTTCAAGGCACTGCTTTGATAGACAATGGTTGGAAAGTAACTCCAAAACATCATATTGCATGGATCCCAATAGCTCCTTCCCATCTCTAAGCAGGTTATCATTCTGACTCCATTGAGTTTTCATATTTTCAAGAAATGACAAAAGTTCATCTTCCATGGACAGGTTTGTGAAAGTTCTCAGGCTTATCTCATCCACTTCCAATAAAGGAAATAAGTTACAATGGAAGTTCATATGTTCATGACCAGAATCATCATCTTCCAACACACAAGCTCTTACATCCATGTCATACTCTAAGGTAACATCTTCAACTGAATAAACTGATTCTTTCACCTTCTCAAAGTACTGCATTTTAAGCCCGGGCCTGACAGAATCCTGGATGTAGAAAGACGAATAGATAGAATGATGAAGTGTGACATTATTCTGCAGGCAACATAAAAACGTGGGAAAactaaatagtaaaatatatggAATCAACTAAAATTGAAATAGCAAAATCTTTTATCAAAAGTCTGATCTTAAGTCTAAGCAAGCAATGAAAGAAAGTTGCTAAGTGAATAAAGAGATACGAACATTGTAAACTAACTTTCAAAAACTTAACTGAATTAATTAGCT encodes:
- the LOC110658390 gene encoding protein SHORTAGE IN CHIASMATA 1 isoform X5, which gives rise to MRTRFLNTDYFTSYHSPNETLSFLNLPVPHLPPCCLLNFEDHFSRFDPEANISLEVERLPIDSAFSKFISQVIPGKIDVDYEDFEDHQLRNADDRRWFSCGSEDIRYYEKEAKPLFEDTEEGIQKSYRYEALEKDSETTVDEKHMQRLVVIQFEAPELDEFSEEVCLFEETMEILSEVPEIVSDPNNVTLHHSIYSSFYIQDSVRPGLKMQYFEKVKESVYSVEDVTLEYDMDVRACVLEDDDSGHEHMNFHCNLFPLLEVDEISLRTFTNLSMEDELLSFLENMKTQWSQNDNLLRDGKELLGSMQYDVLELLSNHCLSKQCLETELASTETNLVMDITGMVEKTDSAYCSLSTSPFVFQEFEFLEVDSSQIYEVFFKMQATDEPETSDWMFRADKNFKNFNELIVSCELALVDDTFKSMLIPIQSDHDKIRSLHAIVEEILAELKPKHFSASDGIYLDWHLLEDDKCNSKILSLYQNTLELDLHNIDFDWESFDKGKWVVDVILSDEALNGPKVEEHKESLVILSEGVSSDQLMGVASSMVLDDKCSKSGNWEHLGKENAGKEMLLFKSMSKFNDLEFFLNPGKVTGGDISESAVKEHGTNAISPKEGESHSILQVEKNMDDQKLKEVLNVLPTENKHYATTSEAADKVEPCYMPMEVPNVSYAMKSEKTRACMMPFPDTIVVVNTQNLDKEMIVSRRSTYQKILAMEKEGLQVLERDLDLPVDVVIISAICLVWYHCRNIRKKATTAYEASSCLPFCIENIATNVLPLLSFTFSCCILVFEGEINFLSTVMESSDGLYATAASLGIDLQLFCSYSSELTDEIILSNILYAAKLCRGIYPKMPESETLAESFLTKFPSVNPLTAHAILSSGGMLIEFFEWSNEQRILAVQHYHVPEESIVLFSAFCSYGEREDSKSIMTDCSSSVSSGPDSNKCDFIVASETKPLKCIHISPKLGMHMDDTWQFEPLNQFPDDVQGPSGVLRGDDCWMSRDTEKLDDLQWPRPFLKDLFGQKQGLDIAQIVDSSTISKPYDSQNSKGPVILDEVEKPRLYLNDKLWGQNEGSERKINNKVDWNKTSQSENLHEDFLETEQDSTRKSATRRLSFGKINRPTFPTAAAINPGSDLLSSVKVHRQSLHQNSSYADTGMPLKHPKKPLEDILMQGSVRNTIKLALKEEVSPYGGTPLSKAIYSDHPQPGSPWTIEFLNRIREKRMRQQSLPRDASTPDFGCSGSISKVTKRRSPSILEFFKYKGGSNPGKMHNQKKQKQSKQLPSSSNRERSSAPFLQVRTPIDKRSRQTLSFAMNDSGSQTRLVWSDGSANLQSKRLRKQ
- the LOC110658390 gene encoding protein SHORTAGE IN CHIASMATA 1 isoform X6 → MRTRFLNTDYFTSYHSPNETLSFLNLPVPHLPPCCLLNFEDHFSRFDPEANISLEVERLPIDSAFSKFISQVIPGKIDVDYEDFEDHQLRNADDRRWFSCGSEDIRYYEKEAKPLFEDTEEGIQKSYRYEALEKDSETTVDEKHMQRLVVIQFEAPELDEFSEEVCLFEETMEILSEVPEIVSDPNNVTLHHSIYSSFYIQDSVRPGLKMQYFEKVKESVYSVEDVTLEYDMDVRACVLEDDDSGHEHMNFHCNLFPLLEVDEISLRTFTNLSMEDELLSFLENMKTQWSQNDNLLRDGKELLGSMQYDVLELLSNHCLSKQCLETELASTETNLVMDITGMVEKTDSAYCSLSTSPFVFQEFEFLEVDSSQIYEVFFKMQATDEPETSDWMFRADKNFKNFNELIVSCELALVDDTFKSMLIPIQSDHDKIRSLHAIVEEILAELKPKHFSASDGIYLDWHLLEDDKCNSKILSLYQNTLELDLHNIDFDWESFDKGKWVVDVILSDEALNGPKVEEHKESLVILSEGVSSDQLMGVASSMVLDDKCSKSGNWEHLGKENAGKEMLLFKSMSKFNDLEFFLNPGKVTGGDISESAVKEHGTNAISPKEGESHSILQVEKNMDDQKLKEVLNVLPTENKHYATTSEAADKVEPCYMPMEVPNVSYAMKSEKTRACMMPFPDTIVVVNTQNLDKEMIVSRRSTYQKILAMEKEGLQVLERDLDLPVDVVIISAICLVWYHCRNIRKKATTAYEASSCLPFCIENIATNVLPLLSFTFSCCILVFEGEINFLSTVMESSDGLYATAASLGIDLQLFCSYSSELTDEIILSNILYAAKLCRGIYPKMPESETLAESFLTKFPSVNPLTAHAILSSGGMLIEFFEWSNEQRILAVQHYHVPEESIVLFSAFCSYGEREDSKSIMTDCSSSVSSGPDSNKCDFIVASETKPLKCIHISPKLGMHMDDTWQFEPLNQFPDDVQGPSGVLRGDDCWMSRDTEKLDDLQWPRPFLKDLFGQKQGLDIAQIVDSSTISKPYDSQNSKGPVILDEVEKPRLYLNDKLWGQNEGSERKINNKVDWNKTSQSENLHEDFLEQDSTRKSATRRLSFGKINRPTFPTAAAINPGSDLLSSVKVHRQSLHQNSSYADTGMPLKHPKKPLEDILMQGSVRNTIKLALKEEVSPYGGTPLSKAIYSDHPQPGSPWTIEFLNRIREKRMRQQSLPRDASTPDFGCSGSISKVTKRRSPSILEFFKYKGGSNPGKMHNQKKQKQSKQLPSSSNRERSSAPFLQVRTPIDKRSRQTLSFAMNDSGSQTRLVWSDGSANLQSKRLRKQ
- the LOC110658390 gene encoding protein SHORTAGE IN CHIASMATA 1 isoform X1, with protein sequence MRTRFLNTDYFTSYHSPNETLSFLNLPVPHLPPCCLLNFEDHFSRFDPEANISLEVERLPIDSAFSKFISQVIPGKIDVDYEDFEDHQLRNADDRRWFSCGSEDIRYYEKEAKPLFEDTEEGIQKSYRYEALEKDSETTVDEKHMQRLVVIQFEAPELDEFSEEVCLFEETMEILSEVPEIVSDPNNVTLHHSIYSSFYIQDSVRPGLKMQYFEKVKESVYSVEDVTLEYDMDVRACVLEDDDSGHEHMNFHCNLFPLLEVDEISLRTFTNLSMEDELLSFLENMKTQWSQNDNLLRDGKELLGSMQYDVLELLSNHCLSKQCLETELASTETNLVMDITGMVEKTDSAYCSLSTSPFVFQEFEFLEVDSSQIYEVFFKMQATDEPETSDWMFRADKNFKNFNELIVSCELALVDDTFKSMLIPIQSDHDKIRSLHAIVEEILAELKPKHFSASDGIYLDWHLLEDDKCNSKILSLYQNTLELDLHNIDFDWESFDKGKWVVDVILSDEALNGPKVEEHKESLVILSEGVSSDQLMGVASSMVLDDKCSKSGNWEHLGKENAGKEMLLFKSMSKFNDLEFFLNPGKVTGGDISESAVKEHGTNAISPKEGESHSILQVEKNMDDQKLKEVLNVLPTENKHYATTSEAADKVEPCYMPMEVPNVSYAMKSEKTRACMMPFPDTIVVVNTQNLDKEMIVSRRSTYQKILAMEKEGLQVLERDLDLPVDVVIISAICLVWYHCRNIRKKATTAYEASSCLPFCIENIATNVLPLLSFTFSCCILVFEGEINFLSTVMESSDGLYATAASLGIDLQLFCSYSSELTDEIILSNILYAAKLCRGIYPKMPESETLAESFLTKFPSVNPLTAHAILSSGGMLIEFFEWSNEQRILAVQHYHVPEESIVLFSAFCSYGEREDSKSIMTDCSSSVSSGPDSNKCDFIVASETKPLKCIHISPKLGMHMDDTWQFEPLNQFPDDVQGPSGVLRGDDCWMSRDTEKLDDLQWPRPFLKDLFGQKQGLDIAQIVDSSTISKPYDSQNSKGPVILDEVEKPRLYLNDKLWGQNEGSERKINNKVDWNKTSQSENLHEDFLGEVIDLTDILGKDVPPITNSMCFSTWLPETEQDSTRKSATRRLSFGKINRPTFPTAAAINPGSDLLSSVKVHRQSLHQNSSYADTGMPLKHPKKPLEDILMQGSVRNTIKLALKEEVSPYGGTPLSKAIYSDHPQPGSPWTIEFLNRIREKRMRQQSLPRDASTPDFGCSGSISKVTKRRSPSILEFFKYKGGSNPGKMHNQKKQKQSKQLPSSSNRERSSAPFLQVRTPIDKRSRQTLSFAMNDSGSQTRLVWSDGSANLQSKRLRKQ
- the LOC110658390 gene encoding protein SHORTAGE IN CHIASMATA 1 isoform X2 yields the protein MRTRFLNTDYFTSYHSPNETLSFLNLPVPHLPPCCLLNFEDHFSRFDPEANISLEVERLPIDSAFSKFISQVIPGKIDVDYEDFEDHQLRNADDRRWFSCGSEDIRYYEKEAKPLFEDTEEGIQKSYRYEALEKDSETTVDEKHMQRLVVIQFEAPELDEFSEEVCLFEETMEILSEVPEIVSDPNNVTLHHSIYSSFYIQDSVRPGLKMQYFEKVKESVYSVEDVTLEYDMDVRACVLEDDDSGHEHMNFHCNLFPLLEVDEISLRTFTNLSMEDELLSFLENMKTQWSQNDNLLRDGKELLGSMQYDVLELLSNHCLSKQCLETELASTETNLVMDITGMVEKTDSAYCSLSTSPFVFQEFEFLEVDSSQIYEVFFKMQATDEPETSDWMFRADKNFKNFNELIVSCELALVDDTFKSMLIPIQSDHDKIRSLHAIVEEILAELKPKHFSASDGIYLDWHLLEDDKCNSKILSLYQNTLELDLHNIDFDWESFDKGKWVVDVILSDEALNGPKVEEHKESLVILSEGVSSDQLMGVASSMVLDDKCSKSGNWEHLGKENAGKEMLLFKSMSKFNDLEFFLNPGKVTGGDISESAVKEHGTNAISPKEGESHSILQVEKNMDDQKLKEVLNVLPTENKHYATTSEAADKVEPCYMPMEVPNVSYAMKSEKTRACMMPFPDTIVVVNTQNLDKEMIVSRRSTYQKILAMEKEGLQVLERDLDLPVDVVIISAICLVWYHCRNIRKKATTAYEASSCLPFCIENIATNVLPLLSFTFSCCILVFEGEINFLSTVMESSDGLYATAASLGIDLQLFCSYSSELTDEIILSNILYAAKLCRGIYPKMPESETLAESFLTKFPSVNPLTAHAILSSGGMLIEFFEWSNEQRILAVQHYHVPEESIVLFSAFCSYGEREDSKSIMTDCSSSVSSGPDSNKCDFIVASETKPLKCIHISPKLGMHMDDTWQFEPLNQFPDDVQGPSGVLRGDDCWMSRDTEKLDDLQWPRPFLKDLFGQKQGLDIAQIVDSSTISKPYDSQNSKGPVILDEVEKPRLYLNDKLWGQNEGSERKINNKVDWNKTSQSENLHEDFLGEVIDLTDILGKDVPPITNSMCFSTWLPETEQDSTRKSATRRLSFGKINRPTFPTAAAINPGSDLLSSVKVHRQSLHQNSSYADTGMPLKHPKKPLEDILMQGSVRNTIKLALKEEVSPYGGTPLSKAIYSDHPQPGSPWTIEFLNRIREKRMRQQSLPRDASTPDFGCSGSISKVTKRRSPSILEFFKYKGGSNPGKMHNQKKQKQSKQLPSSSNRERSSAPFLQTLSFAMNDSGSQTRLVWSDGSANLQSKRLRKQ
- the LOC110658390 gene encoding protein SHORTAGE IN CHIASMATA 1 isoform X4 produces the protein MRTRFLNTDYFTSYHSPNETLSFLNLPVPHLPPCCLLNFEDHFSRFDPEANISLEVERLPIDSAFSKFISQVIPGKIDVDYEDFEDHQLRNADDRRWFSCGSEDIRYYEKDSETTVDEKHMQRLVVIQFEAPELDEFSEEVCLFEETMEILSEVPEIVSDPNNVTLHHSIYSSFYIQDSVRPGLKMQYFEKVKESVYSVEDVTLEYDMDVRACVLEDDDSGHEHMNFHCNLFPLLEVDEISLRTFTNLSMEDELLSFLENMKTQWSQNDNLLRDGKELLGSMQYDVLELLSNHCLSKQCLETELASTETNLVMDITGMVEKTDSAYCSLSTSPFVFQEFEFLEVDSSQIYEVFFKMQATDEPETSDWMFRADKNFKNFNELIVSCELALVDDTFKSMLIPIQSDHDKIRSLHAIVEEILAELKPKHFSASDGIYLDWHLLEDDKCNSKILSLYQNTLELDLHNIDFDWESFDKGKWVVDVILSDEALNGPKVEEHKESLVILSEGVSSDQLMGVASSMVLDDKCSKSGNWEHLGKENAGKEMLLFKSMSKFNDLEFFLNPGKVTGGDISESAVKEHGTNAISPKEGESHSILQVEKNMDDQKLKEVLNVLPTENKHYATTSEAADKVEPCYMPMEVPNVSYAMKSEKTRACMMPFPDTIVVVNTQNLDKEMIVSRRSTYQKILAMEKEGLQVLERDLDLPVDVVIISAICLVWYHCRNIRKKATTAYEASSCLPFCIENIATNVLPLLSFTFSCCILVFEGEINFLSTVMESSDGLYATAASLGIDLQLFCSYSSELTDEIILSNILYAAKLCRGIYPKMPESETLAESFLTKFPSVNPLTAHAILSSGGMLIEFFEWSNEQRILAVQHYHVPEESIVLFSAFCSYGEREDSKSIMTDCSSSVSSGPDSNKCDFIVASETKPLKCIHISPKLGMHMDDTWQFEPLNQFPDDVQGPSGVLRGDDCWMSRDTEKLDDLQWPRPFLKDLFGQKQGLDIAQIVDSSTISKPYDSQNSKGPVILDEVEKPRLYLNDKLWGQNEGSERKINNKVDWNKTSQSENLHEDFLGEVIDLTDILGKDVPPITNSMCFSTWLPETEQDSTRKSATRRLSFGKINRPTFPTAAAINPGSDLLSSVKVHRQSLHQNSSYADTGMPLKHPKKPLEDILMQGSVRNTIKLALKEEVSPYGGTPLSKAIYSDHPQPGSPWTIEFLNRIREKRMRQQSLPRDASTPDFGCSGSISKVTKRRSPSILEFFKYKGGSNPGKMHNQKKQKQSKQLPSSSNRERSSAPFLQVRTPIDKRSRQTLSFAMNDSGSQTRLVWSDGSANLQSKRLRKQ
- the LOC110658390 gene encoding protein SHORTAGE IN CHIASMATA 1 isoform X7, with product MRTRFLNTDYFTSYHSPNETLSFLNLPVPHLPPCCLLNFEDHFSRFDPEANISLEVERLPIDSAFSKFISQVIPGKIDVDYEDFEDHQLRNADDRRWFSCGSEDIRYYEKDSETTVDEKHMQRLVVIQFEAPELDEFSEEVCLFEETMEILSEVPEIVSDPDSVRPGLKMQYFEKVKESVYSVEDVTLEYDMDVRACVLEDDDSGHEHMNFHCNLFPLLEVDEISLRTFTNLSMEDELLSFLENMKTQWSQNDNLLRDGKELLGSMQYDVLELLSNHCLSKQCLETELASTETNLVMDITGMVEKTDSAYCSLSTSPFVFQEFEFLEVDSSQIYEVFFKMQATDEPETSDWMFRADKNFKNFNELIVSCELALVDDTFKSMLIPIQSDHDKIRSLHAIVEEILAELKPKHFSASDGIYLDWHLLEDDKCNSKILSLYQNTLELDLHNIDFDWESFDKGKWVVDVILSDEALNGPKVEEHKESLVILSEGVSSDQLMGVASSMVLDDKCSKSGNWEHLGKENAGKEMLLFKSMSKFNDLEFFLNPGKVTGGDISESAVKEHGTNAISPKEGESHSILQVEKNMDDQKLKEVLNVLPTENKHYATTSEAADKVEPCYMPMEVPNVSYAMKSEKTRACMMPFPDTIVVVNTQNLDKEMIVSRRSTYQKILAMEKEGLQVLERDLDLPVDVVIISAICLVWYHCRNIRKKATTAYEASSCLPFCIENIATNVLPLLSFTFSCCILVFEGEINFLSTVMESSDGLYATAASLGIDLQLFCSYSSELTDEIILSNILYAAKLCRGIYPKMPESETLAESFLTKFPSVNPLTAHAILSSGGMLIEFFEWSNEQRILAVQHYHVPEESIVLFSAFCSYGEREDSKSIMTDCSSSVSSGPDSNKCDFIVASETKPLKCIHISPKLGMHMDDTWQFEPLNQFPDDVQGPSGVLRGDDCWMSRDTEKLDDLQWPRPFLKDLFGQKQGLDIAQIVDSSTISKPYDSQNSKGPVILDEVEKPRLYLNDKLWGQNEGSERKINNKVDWNKTSQSENLHEDFLGEVIDLTDILGKDVPPITNSMCFSTWLPETEQDSTRKSATRRLSFGKINRPTFPTAAAINPGSDLLSSVKVHRQSLHQNSSYADTGMPLKHPKKPLEDILMQGSVRNTIKLALKEEVSPYGGTPLSKAIYSDHPQPGSPWTIEFLNRIREKRMRQQSLPRDASTPDFGCSGSISKVTKRRSPSILEFFKYKGGSNPGKMHNQKKQKQSKQLPSSSNRERSSAPFLQVRTPIDKRSRQTLSFAMNDSGSQTRLVWSDGSANLQSKRLRKQ